The DNA region ATCACTCTATTTTTAAATTCCGAAAAACGGAATTTTCATATTTTATTTCCTTCAAAATATTCCCTTAACCTTTCTCTGTCTATTATCTTTAAATATTTTCTTTCTTTGGTGATAATTCTCTTCTCAATCAGTTCATTGGTTATCTCATAAAGTCTTGTTTTATTAACATTTAGATAATCACAATAGTCTAAATACCTTTCATAAAAAACCTTATCCCCTGTAGCTGTTATATCCAGGATATAGGCAAAATAACCTAAAGGACCATAAGCTAAAAACATTGTCAAACCTATTGAATTCAATATTATTTTCTCATTATCATAGATTAACATCTTTAAAAAATCAGCTCTTTCTAACAATCTTTCAAATAATTTTTTTTCTAAAAATGCTACTTTCGTATCATCGTATTTAGCCAGGCAGTCAAAAAAATTATCATTGTTGGAATCAAAAAAATATAAATTTATCCCCATAAATTCTCCTGATTTAAATCCAACTGGATAAAGGATTATCCTTTCAGAAAGATGTTTAGAAGCTAATACTTCTCCACTTAAAATATATCCAACCTTTCTATCCCAACCCGAAGTATAGATAAATTCACCCTTTTTAAAAGTTTTTATTTGATATTCATCATTTTTAGCTATTTTAAAAAATTCTTCTTTTTTCAATTTATCACCGCCTTTTTAATACCATGACTCAGAGACTGAAAATTCATAAAGTTTTTTTTATATACCAATTCTATTTCATCTTCCTTTTATAGATATAAACAAAAAAGGAGATGACCTCAGTCATCTCCTCCTATTAAACTTCAACCAATTAAAATTTATACCCTATTCCTACACTTACATAATAATCATCTGTATCACTTCCTGCTAAATATCCACCTCCTACATCATAAATAAATCCACTGTTTTGTTCTCCTTCAAATGATATGCCTGCCTTCATTAAATCCTCATCTCTTTCAGTAATTAAGATATCAAAGTCCGATCCACCCTTCATATTCCCTGTCAGAATACTTTTATCTGTTACAGTTAATGCACGTATATAAGATATTCCACCTTTAATTTTTGCACTACCTTGATAAAAATTCATCTCTTTGACTAAATCTATTCCCACCTCTCCATCTAAATAATCTTCTGTTTTTGAACCTGTTTCTATAGCAAGATCTTCATTTCCTTCATCTATCGAATCTTGACTTATTCTAGTATAAGTTAAATTGATTTTTGGTTCTAAAAAATACGATTGTCCAAATTCATATGAGTATATACTACCGATATATGCATCAAATCCATTGTTAGAATAACTTTCCTCATATTTATGATCTTGATATTTATTAGCCGCTATTCTTCTGCTGTCATAATCCGTATATTGATACCCTCCTCCAGCTATAAATCTAAAATTACTAACTTCTGTTTTCCCATATGCTCCAATATAGAAACTATCTCCATCTAATTTTGATCCGTTGGAGATATCTACCTTATTATTATTTCCTCCAACTATAATCCCTGCTGAAGTTTTATCCGACAGACCATATTCAGCCAAACCATAACCTCCAAATATTGATCTTTCTGACTCAATATTTTCATATGATGTACTATGTTTTTTTGTAAACTTATCATCATTATATATTGGTCCACCATATATCATCCATTTTTTCTTATCTGCTTTAAATGGTTTGTTCAATGCTGTCTCACTAAATGTTTTCATAGATTCCTTAGAGGCATATAATGAATATCCATACGGATTAGCTGCATAGATATCATTTAATAGAATATAAAGTTCTTTGGCAGCATCTGCTGCCCCTGAAGCTACAGTAGGATTAAGTGCATCTATATTAGTATCTCCACTTGAAATTATACTTTTATAGACTAA from Psychrilyobacter piezotolerans includes:
- a CDS encoding Crp/Fnr family transcriptional regulator; translated protein: MKKEEFFKIAKNDEYQIKTFKKGEFIYTSGWDRKVGYILSGEVLASKHLSERIILYPVGFKSGEFMGINLYFFDSNNDNFFDCLAKYDDTKVAFLEKKLFERLLERADFLKMLIYDNEKIILNSIGLTMFLAYGPLGYFAYILDITATGDKVFYERYLDYCDYLNVNKTRLYEITNELIEKRIITKERKYLKIIDRERLREYFEGNKI